The sequence CATGTGCTCTAAAAGGTTTTTTCCCATCCGAGTTTAGAGCAGCCCCTAGGCTGCTACAATTATGCTGGAGCAAAACCCGCCCAGCTGTAACATAACACAAGACTTGCTTTACCACTGCGGCTATTCTGTCTTCCTCCAAGCCAAGCGCTCGGTTCTTTGCTTCCCCAATTCATTTTCACAATACTGAGCCTGAACACAGAAAGCTTTAACAGGTCTGATgccatttctcattctgtttgCAGTCCAACCTAGGAGATCAGACTTCTCTTGCAGCCTTGGTGAGCCAGATCATCACCATGGCAGATGTGAACAGAGATGGGAAAGTGTCTTTAGCAGAGGCTAAATCCATCTGGGCACTACTTCAGCTCAATGAATTTCTTCTCATGCTCTCCTTGCACGAGAAAGAACACACTTCCAAACTCCTCGGGCACTGCGGGGACCTCTACATCACAGAGAAGATTCCCCACAACTCCCTCTATGGAACAGATGTCCCCCACTTCCTCCAGTCACTGCTGCCTTCAGTCATCCACCGACTCATCCACCAGTGGTTTGCACCAGCATGGCCCAGGCGGGCCAAAATCGCCATCGGCCTTCTGGAGTTCGTGGAAGAGATATTCCATGGGACATATGGGAACTTCTACATCTGCGAAACCAGCTTTAAGAATGTGGGCTACAATGACAAATACGACTTCAAAATGGTCAATCTGAGGAAGGTGGCAACAGAGATGACAATCAGAGGTTTCCTCAAGGGACGTCACTGTGAGCAGAACGTGGACTGCACCTATGGGAAGGACTGTATGGCGACTTGCGACAAACTCATGAAGCAGTGCAAAAGCGATATGGTGCAGCCCAACCTGGCTAAAGTCTGTGGGCTGCTGCAGGACTACTTGCTGTATGGAGCACCACCCGATTTGAaagaagagctgcagaagcagctccgAACTTGTATGACCCTCAGTGGCCTGGCTAGCCAGATGGAAGTGCATCACTCCCTCGTGTTGAACAACCTCAAGACCTTGCTTTGGAAGAAGATTTCAAACACCAAATATTCCTAATGGGAGAAGCACAATCCCAGAGTTTAGAATCTAAAGTCCTCGGGTAAAGTCAAGCCAAGGGTCAAAGGCctatttctccttcctctcccccacAGGAAAACACCCTATACAGGGAGTTCAGCATAGTTGCAGCCCCTTCTCCttcatgaaaagcaaaacatcaTGACTTATACCACCCAGCAGAATCATTGAAACGGCGCTTTTGGCCTCCAAGAGCGTGCTGCAGAGCAGGAGTTTCAAGAGCCTGGCTGAATAGGCTTGGGGGAAGAAGATGACACAGGAAGAGATAAGGAACCGGAGCCCAGATGGAGGCATCTAACTGTTTCTTGATTAAcaggaaagcagagcagaaagaTGAGAATGAATCATTCATGCTGTACTTGTCACATCTTATTTTGATGAACATCTCTGATGTAAATAAATAGCTTTTTCGTGAATCACACCAGTACATCAATAGCAAAACAGCAGCCGTTTAAATACCGGCCTTCTTGTGATCTAAAAGAGAAGAAGGTAGATTACCCTACCCAAAAGTATCTACTTAAAAGCATCTGAGTCATTCACCATAAGATCCAGCTGTAACTTAGGAAGCAAATAAGCTGACTTTTCCACCCAAGAGAATCCTGACAATTGTTTCATTCCTTGTTAAGTGCCTGGCCCCATGGCAGGGATGCGATGGTTTAAAGGAAGCTCCCCACCCAGCTGCTTCTGCTTGTAGCATGAAATTGTCTGCAAGACAGTATGAGCCATTCCATTTCATGTGCCAGTTTTGAAAGCATATAGGGCAAGAATAGCTACAGGAAAGCTAAGGGCTACTACAGAAACAATTCTGACAGGTTACCATATATGTTCCATGTTACTTTGCATGATACTAAATCAGCCATTCAGGGATAAGTCAACCTCAATTTAATTCTCTTAAAATTAAGCTAGGCTTCCACTGCAGAGGTTAAAGATTAATACCAGAACAATCCATTGCTTCTcccattattaaaataaatttccagGCAACCTTTCAACAGATACCAAGACATTTCCTCCTTTGGCTGCATAAATACTAGCAGGTCTCCAACTACAGTCCTGTTTCCTTTAAATGTTCAATTCTTCGACCTTTTAAAACAATGGGCAGAAAGGAAGAGTTTATGTAAGCTACCATGAGCTTGCTGTCTGTTCCCAGCACAATCGTATTCCTGCTGCTGGACCATATGCCAGTGTTCTTGCCAATTGCTTAGTGAAGTGGAGCGTATATCTGACATACAACCACCgaggaaaaaaagattatgtCTAGCAGGATATATAGCCTCTGAAGGCAATCTTTAATGTCACGGCTGCAAACTTACGAGCCCTTTGGAAGAAAGATATCAGTATTCCCTCCTATTAGTTCTATAGGATCATCATTACCTCTCACGGTTATTTATGGAGGAAATGTTTGTGTGTCAACAGTGCTCTAAATCTAGCACAGAACCATTGCAGCTTGCTTCCCTCAGAGACGTCAGCTTTCCAACATAATTCCTCTACAGAAAGGTTGAGCATCTTTAGGGTTTGTTCTGAAGGATGGCAAGACCATCCGAGTCCACCTTTAATTCCTTATTAACACTGCGGAGGAAGAGTCAGTGAAGACTCCACCTCCGGGTGCTGGACTGATACATGCAGCTATCAGTTCATCTGCCAGTTTGCAAAGGGACTGTTGGgtgaagggggaggagggggcaaaCGCTGGAATTTTTAATGATACATGTAGCTACCATAGCTTTTATTCTATTGTCCTCTATTCCCATGGCAACTAGCTCTACTGGCAGATTAATCTTCTTCTGCTATTAGAAAAAGGAACTTAAGCACTCCAAACCTTCCATTCAGGTTTTCCAGAAAGTTATTTTTGGTTCTCTAGTCTCTAGGCTTGAAATCTTACTGTGGACTTTTTCCACAGATAAACAGCATCCCTCtacatttaatttcctccagtattcccccacccccaaagcaATACGATTAGATAAAGCAGCAGGTAAGCAGCCAGAAAGATGGAGGAAAGACATATGTTCCTTGCTTATCCACATAATCCTAAACACCAGAATCTCTTTAAGCATCGATGAGGAAAACATGAAGTTCAGGGAGAGAGACAATGTACTAAACAGAACTAGTTAAGACAGCTTTATTCAAATAAAGACACTTTTGACAAAAACCTATCACATTTGGACTGACACTCTCAAGCATCAGACTTTTGACTCACACatcctggctttgcatttggaaaacaaaactgaGTTTTGTCCCTCACTAATAAAAAGCACAAGTGTTTCTGAACACATATTTATGGTTTACAAGCTACCCTACAATATGGGAGAAAAATGACTAAAGCCTGATCTTCAGAGCAGCTGTTGCTCTAATAGCTTAACAGATTTCGAGAGCATTAGAAAGGGAGCGAGGTAAGAAGCAGAACTTCACCTTTCATTGTTCAAGGCAAAGACACAAACAGTTCTCATACACACTAAGAAAAGTTATAAATCCTAGAAAGGTTAAAAATGAATATTACTTGGGGTACTATAAAAATACAAGCACAATCATTTCAAACTACTGCAGTTGgcatctttatttcatttttgtttttaaaaccccTTCTTAGCCATGTGGAGAAAACACAAGATGACACAAAAGTACTGTAGAATCTGGCTGTGAAAATAGTGTATGAGCTGGGATTACTGGGAGAAGGGAAGATTACAACTTTTAAGATGTATTCAGCAGGAGCACAGCAAAAATAGAAAGGACGCTTGGAGCAGAACaactataattttttttaaactgacatttGACTACACAGGTTGCAGCAAATACTCTGAATCACAAGCAACATCACATGTACTTTCACTGACTGTAGTGTTGGAGTTTATTTGAACCCATGTACGAGAAAAGATGAAGCTTTACGAATCTTCAAACGCAGACACTGCTAaccttttcttttgctgtaggCAGGTTTGCTAGAAATTCTAAAACTCGTGGCATGatctgcaaataaataaaagccccAGGATGTTAGAAAATAACTTCAATAGCCAGCAATCTTCTCCAGTTCCAAAGCATTTAAATTTCCTGAGCTGTGCTATAGATGAATCTTTGCAACACTTATTTCTAGGGTGCATTCCAATTCTTTCATTGTACTCCTGTTTTCACGTACAGGACACTTTCTTGAAATCCACAGACTAAAATAAGCAGTGATATAACAGCTTCCAAAGAACTCTAGTAAGAAAGAGGTAAAGGCTTTTATGGCCTTATCCCTAAAAAAATCCTCAACGCACAACCTGAAATGGATACTAAATTAATATTACAGATATGTGCAGATATACAAATTTGCAGATTATATAAAATCAGAGCCTCAATCTGCACCTTCCTGCAGCATCTTCTTATTCCAGCCCTGTAAATTCCATACCAAAAAAGGTCTCATCAAGTAATGGGGAGGTAACTTTTGTGCAAGCCATAGGAACGACAGCATTTTGTAGACTGCCAGGCTCTCGGAGAGCTCATTGTATTCTGCTCAGCTTGAACTTATTTTCATTATGCTTAGGCCCTAGTACATTAAGTCTCAACAACAGAGGGATTTGTAGCTTCAATGTGTAGCTTCCCACCTTTGAACTTCTCCTTACCTGTTAGtctaaaacacaaacaaacaaaaaaaccacacaggtCGGCCactattttaatgtcagtgttatCCAAAACAACCATTTAAGTTCTCCTTTGCATCTTGAGACTGAATGTAGATATTTATTCTTTGCATTTCTGTAACTGTTTTGTTTGACTTACTGGGTATCAAACTACTTTAGAGTTCGCAGCAAAATACTGCTCCACACAATGCTTTCACTTACAGAAAAAAACTTCTCAAAGTAAAATCTCACCACAGGAGTTTTGAACTAGTACTTTTCAAGGTATTTACATTTTTGTGTTGGTAAATCAagtacaaaggaagaaaaactctGTTTATTTCAGTGTTCAAAGCTATAACAAAGCAGTTCTAAACTGTAAAGGGTTGACTTAATGCgcaccaagattttttttttcctcctttctctcaaGACCACTTCTACTTCAAAACATTCATCTTTTTTACAGCTGAAAGACAGGTAATTCTTTCAGTAAAGTAATATTTATAGCCTGCGATTGTTGCTCGGTCTTGGGAAGATGGTTAGCAGCATATGCTAACTGGAAGATTTTAATAAATATGCTATATCTAACATACCAAAGTTTTAAAGAGCCTCATTAGGCACTCACGACCCCTACAAGACCCTTGATTTGAGTAAAGGCTGatgaaaaaatcaaatatatattTCAGGGATAAAAGAAGCCAGGAAATTTAAATGGAACAGTTGCATCCTAACGCATGCCTCTTTGCATAACCGTATCCCCAACCTTATTAGCATTCTTTTCCAAAGCCACTCCTTTTAGGCAGTTAGGCAGTGGCTTTTCCCAATTAAATGGCTCATTTTGCAGCCAGCAGCTACCCGCTTGGTTAATGGCACCTTTAGCCCTCATAATGCCCATTTAATGAGGACGTTTTCCACCATTTAGCAGTGCCAGATTTTGTCAGGCTAGTACTCAGTGCAGAGCCTTCCAGAGCTTCAGAATGCTCGCGAAGCCATAGCTTTTCTCTCTCACCACTTGTTTCAGTAACACCAGCCCAGCAGAGGCCCACATGTACCACATCACCCAAAAAAGGACAGTGACGCACAGAATTACTACAATGCATCAACACCTTTGCTCCCTAATGGCTCACTGCCTTGGAGGTCAAGTTTTCTTGCCAGCACGCTAGCACATCAACACAGCAGAAATCAATTAAAGAAGCAACACTGTGCCGAAttatatttttgctattttgtcTGCTGTGTTATCTGCTAGAATTTGATGCACAGAGAAGATAGATCTCTTCCTGAGAAACAGGGCAAAGCATTCCACTTTTGCATTTACTGAAGGTTAActttactgttttaaaaagacTTCAGGTTTTGGCATATCTTTTTTTGCTTATATTACCAATATCAATCTTTTTACTTGTTTCTTTCTTCAGTATGCCTAAGACACCATCTCTCATTATATTCTGAATTTGTGACACGACAAACACTTTCAGTAGCATTCTGTGTTACAATGTGGTAAGAAGAGACCTCTTCTGATAAATAGCTCAGGCACTTTAAAACATGTAAAAGTGTAGGCTCTCAGCAAAGGTGTCTACTTGATTAAAACAGGACTTCACTGTGGAGACAACTGAGAGAAATGCTTTACTTCAGTAGCTTAGCATCAGGCCTGTTGTATCGTTTGTTAAcatcaatttaattttaaatggacTAGTTCTTCCATGTACCAATGTCTTAAGaagtgattttcttttaattaacttTTGGTTTGTAACCGGTAACAtctaaaaaaaattcctaaataaaaatacttttttcccctccaactaGCTCTCATACACTTCTGCTATTTTGTTTAGCTGCTATAAATGCATTTACATCCATTCTTTAAGAACATCAACTACAAAGCAGCCTACACATCCTTTCTGCATCACCCTGACACAAATACAACACTGCAGTCACATTTATGTCTCAACAGGGCAACAATTATTAACAGTTAAGTCTCATCACTGCCTGGCTTGGGCAACAGAGCTAAAACAGCAGCTGAACTTAACTGAGCGATCAAGTGTCTGGCCCAAAAGTTGCAGGAAGCACTGACATGCAGCTTGCTCACTGGCTTGCCAAACAGCTGTTCTCATTCTCAGAATGTGGAACTGATGATGTTCCAAGTTCATTTGCATGAGCTTTTACCCTTTACATAAAACTacacatttacaaaacaaaatcctGTCTTCGCTACTTATCTGTCAGAATACAAGAGTTCTGACTCACTGACAGGTGCCCTTGAAAGGATGTGCTTTGGGAGCTGAGGAATAAAATGCACTTCACAAATGAGGCATGAAGAAATTCATCAGAAATGTGTTTAAGACtgcttacaaatattttaaagattatagtggttttttgaaaataaactaaaaattgCTGCTGTACCTGAACAGATGAACCTGAAAACATTCCTCCTAAAGTAGATGTTTGTGagcaaaaaagatgaaagaatatTGAATTTTAAGTTCTTTTCACAGTTACACATTCAAGATGTCACCAGCAGCAAGTATTTAATTTGTCCAAGTCTCTTAAGAAGTCAGAGGGCCATGGTGTGTCAGCCCAAGGACTTGTCCCCTAACATTGACTATTTTGGTAACACATTAGGGTTTGAGTAGGTTTACAAGAACTGACATAATGCCTACCTTCAATACTTGAAGCAAGTTCCAGAACTCATTCCTATTCATTCCTATTCTCACATGTACCTGTAAGAaggaaaaagatctttttttttttgttttttttcctcccagaagcAAGCATGATTTTAAAGACATACTTCAGAAGATTCACTCTGATTTGAAGGCATGTATTCATACATAAAGTGACTAAATTGTTGATTGCACCTTCTGGTCAACCTTACTTAGCACTTTTGAGAGTCAAGATGTTGTTGATAGAGTAGTTACGTTTTAAGTACAGTAAATTTTAGAAGCAGGGTACTATTTCCTTCATATACTAAATCCACACCCAACTGCTTCTACCTCACTCCAGTACTTTCAAAACAACAAACTTAGGTATctgtttcccttgcctcctcCACACACAGGTGTAATTCTTGGTATCTACATAATGTTAATCCCTGCAAAATTCAAGAGGCATGGTATCCCCATTCCACAGACAGAACAGGCAGCAAACACGGATGTCTTGCAGGCCACAAGGACAGCAAAAATAGGATTAAAGAGTTCAAGAATAGAACTATTACTTCTATTTGTCCTTGCAAAAAAGGAAAGGACCTTCTCCTGATGCAGTTAAAATTGGCATCCATTTAACTGCCTTTCAAAGGAAATTTGCTCCATCTTCCGCTGATTCTCTGGAGAAAGAGGTGTGCATGGAAATCATGTTAAGCTACTAATGTTGAGCTACTTGCAAGTTTCAGGCACAGGAAGCCCCTTCATCTCTGCCCCCTTAATGACATTAACAGATCACAACAGCAAAACTTCTGAGGACTCAGGACTATTACAATAAAGAATACTGAAGTCTGCCATTCCTCCATAACGGTATCAGATGCAATATGCAAGAAGCCTGAATTAGCTTTCAATCTCTCTGTTGTGGTGAGATCTTAACTGCAAGATCATCCCCCTACACCTGGAGTCAAAACATGTTGCTGACTCAGAGGCTTTTTCATCTATGGTATCTAACAAGTGAATTTGAGACAAGTTCTTATGGCTTCCCACCTCTTCCTCTGCAGTTtgcaacaaggggaaaaaaagaaaattctgaaatttATACCTACAAAATTGTTTCAGGCTACATCTATGTTACACCTAGACCGGTATTTGAACGCAAGAGTTAGGAGGTAAGCATAGGGCAAGACTGAGTTCAACACAAGTTTAACAAACAGCTTTATGAAGAAAGTCCTGTTCTGTCTGTATGTTAAACTGTTAAGATATTAGCAAAGTGCAAAAATTTCAACATCAACTCCAGCCAAAGTCATAACTCACATGCCTTATATCATATAGGTTCAAAAAACCCCTCaccttttttctgtgaaaatgtctTCTTGGACATCTGCCTTCAGAGTTTTCTATCTAAAAAACACATATCAAAAGGAATTAAGAGCAAGAAAAATGGATGAGAGCCACAATTCAGAAGGATTTTTCAGAGTTTTAAGGAAGTAGTAGCTGACTTCAAACTCAGACTCAGctgcatattcttttcttttctgagaggaTGGGGTGGGGAAGAGCACGGACTGCAAAACCACAAGGTAAAAACACTGTGCAGTCCTATATTCCCACGGAAGAATCCTGAGTAGAGGAAGGCATCAGGAAAGCTACACTGACAGTTTTCAAGTGTGCTGCTCAGCATACTGAGCGCACAGGACTGATGATGTTTGATGGCAGAAAACTCGATTGTATCTCTTGTCCTTCATTAAAGGAATGAATGTCCTTCACGCTGAAGGACAAGGGCTAGTTTCTGTACCCTACCCCTCCACAGCTGTGAATCCTTCATCTTTCATCTTttaatattaaggaaaaaagaaaaaaggtaaagtGAGAAGCAATTGTCAGGCTGTGGATCATCCCTGAGCGCTCACAGGTTTCGGAGCGCTAGCAAAGACGTagccttttcctctctgccacCTAATGACACAAACGTGGCACAACAGCCACATTTGCAACACGAGCTGGGGCATGGAGCTAATCAACACTGACTTGCATGAACTACTGCTCACCTCAGGTCTTTGAGAAAACCTCCTGGGTCTGCCATGTTTACCTgcctttctctgaaaaagaaaaatgataaatataTAGAGCATTTATAGTATCTGTTTAGACACTCTTCAAGGCCTGGTAACATGGCTATTGTTTCACTGCCGACAGAAGTCTGAGAAGCCCAGTCCAAGAGGCAAGCTAAAGAAATAGAAGCACACAGAGAAGGCACGTTTTTTACCTTCAGAAGAGGAagagggccagggctgcaggcatgCAACTCCCAGAATCTGCTCCCAGTGATGTCACCAACTTGCCACGTGGCTTTAGATCACTTCAACTCACATTCTTCCATCTGTAATACAAATACAAATCTACATACCAACTATGCCTACAGCTTTCAAGATTAAATATTAAGAAAGCCCTGCAGCCTTTTTGCTACACATCTGCTACAGTATGTATAGGACAGCATCCATTTCTACTGCATACAGATCTCATGCTTAAATCAGAATGgtcaaaaaaaggggaaagaaaaaaaaaaaggagaggtttAGTTTCTCAAGAGCCTCCTAATAAAACCAGCCTATTTATAAACAATGTCAGGCTATCAATCACTCTGAATGCTCACAGGTTTCAGAACAAACGAGCGTAGAACATAGCCTGTTTCTCTCTGCCACCTAATGACACAAAGATGTCACAGCAGCCACCTTTGCAACGCCTGTAGGGGCAGGAACCAATTCAATAAAATCTGATAGATAAGTGGAAGTTACATGAAAAATTACGCTGAGGATTACAATGCATcaacaaacaaaaagcacttcATTACATTTACACCAGTTTGAAACAAAAAAGAGTGAGCTTATAATAATCTTTTGCACTATGTGCAACTAAGATATTTCTATTGCTGATTCTCAGAGAACACTTCCAAAACTGGTTACAGAGTGTAAGATTAAGACCAGATGGGTCATTAGCTCCCATTAGCCATTAATGAATCTGATATACCAAGTAGCCCAGTTTGAACTATTTCAACTCAGCAAGCTCAACACCACACTCACATGTACTTATAAAACCTGATTCTTAAGTTAATCACTCTTCTTATGCTTACTGAAACAAGTACTTTAAGTCATTCTGCTGTGTAGAAAAAACACTAAGACTGAAAAACATGATGTTTGCAGGTATCTATAAGATCAAGACTGTGTCACCTATTCAGTAAAGTAGTATCACAAAGGTATTTGGTCTATTTGTAGATAGAAAGTGTAATGCACCACTTAGAGAGTTGAGGAGATCCCTGTACTCATTTGCCTGAATcactagtgtttttttttttttaaagcatcagacCTTTTACATAGAACTTAAGGCCAAAGTTCAGAAAGATTACGATGGAGCTCAGCCACCCTTAAAGTCTACACTAAGAACAACTCTTCTACAACACCCTGCAGTTGTCTCAGCACCCTCTTTGCCTTATCACTCTTCACTGACCCTACACACTTCAGCACTATTCTTTCTGCTTCACACTGAACATCTCAGTGTCTGGAGCAAAGGGAGCACTGGAGTCCAGGGCATCCACTGTTCTCCATCTTGCTGTCACCAGCCACGTGGCTGAGCAGGACACGCTGCTTCCAGGCCAAGTCCAGACATCTCCATTAGCGGGGAAAGGAGGGGACTGAGAGCCTGACTTTGCTAGGAGTCACCCTGAGCAACCCTGCAAGACCACCCCTCCGCACGCAGCCAACCCACCTGTGCAGGCACAGGGAACATCTGTGGCTCCGTGcaggccttcctcctcttcctctccacgCACAGGAGCTGCGCTTGGCTGCAGCCACATCCTCACGGCCCCGAGGAGCAGCAGGGGCTGCCAACAGCcaggagctgcggccagagcCCGTCTTGCAGCAGGAACCTCGCAGCGACATGACGCAGGAAGGGGCACCTGAGCAAAGAGCACCAGGCAGTCAGTGAGGCACGACCCTGCCGGCGGGCACAGGAGACCCCCTCCGCGGCTGATAcacgcctccccccacccccgagggGCCGAGACCCCCTTCCCATCCCCCCCCGGCATCTCCCTCTGAGGGGACGAgactctcttccccccccccccccgcggcctccccgcccGAGGGCGCAGaacaccctcccttcaccccGTCGAAACGAAGCGGGAACGAGGAACAAACCTGCCCGCCGGGGGCAGCAGCCCGGGCCGCCCCTCACCCCCACAACACTAGCCCGCCCGCTCGCTCCGCTCCCACTCGCGCCGCGCGTCCCGCCGAAAGGGCGAGGCGGCTCCCGCCTTCCGCTTATATAGCGCGCCTGGACGGAAAGGCGGAGGGGTCAATCCGCGCTGCGCCTTCGCTTCCCGCGAGCGCCCTCTGCTGAGCGGGAGGGCGGAGAGCAGGGTGCAGCCTGGACAGTGGGGCCAGGACACGGCCAGGGaaagggggcagggaaggggacacGGCCAGGGAAAGGGGCCAGGGAAGGGGGCACGGCCACGGGGAGAGACCAGGGAAGGGGATATGGTCATGGGAAGGAGCCAGAAACAGAGACATGGCCACAGGAAgcggacagggatggggatgcagCCACAGGAGGCAGCCAGAAATGGGGATCCAGCCACAGGAAGGGGACAGGGTGAGGGACATGGAAAGGGAACTAGGCCAGGGGGGCAGGGACCCATGGCCAAGAGCTCTTCCCCATGCTGGGTCCGACCCCCAACATGGCAGGACTGGCCTAAGCCCCCCTGTAGAGATACAAGGCATGTTAGGGGCTGAATTTCCTTTTTCCTATCTCCACCTTGAAGTTCCCAAGCTCCCACCCTGGCAGACCCTCAACTCGCCCCCAGACACAACAGGGTCCCCAGGCTGCGATGCCACAGACTTTGCAGCCCCCAGGCCTGGGCCTGCCATGCCCTGAGGGGTCCCTGGCTGCAAACACCCTTCTCCCCTTTGCCTCGACCCATCTAACATCATGTTTGCAAGATTTCTCATCCTTCCCCAAgggcagaaagaaaaaggataaaaGACCGCTTTATTTGTCATGTCAGGAAGAAATGTGGTTTCATACAAGATCAGAAGCTCAGAAACAGGAAGGCCACAGGACAGAAGTGTCTCCTTGCACCAGGGACAAATACAAGAAAAGGAATTGCGACTGCCCTGCTCCATCTTCCCTTAGATTGCTCTGACCAGCTTTTTTGGGGGATGAAGAGCGGAGCAGGGAAGTCCCTTCACAGGTAGATTCTCTGCAGGGGTCTCTGCTGCAGGATTTCTGCACAGCGACAGAGCTGGGGGGTCCCTTCTGGCAACCAGCCCAGCTCTGCCAAAAGCCAGGGGCGACGCTCTGGGCGCAGGATCAGACCCCCAGCGCCTGCAGGAGAGGAGCGGGACGTCCCATCTCCTCATGCCCCTTGTCAGCAGGGAGGATGTGTCAAGCTGCTGGGCACGGTCGCTTCTGTCCCTAGGCCAAAGTGAGAGCGAAGGGGCTCTAAGCGCCCTCTGCTTTGCTCTGCAGATCGTAGAAGACCTCCTTCTGCTTCCTCTTGTCCTTGGCGCGGATGATGGTCATCTTGAAGAGCTTGCAGTAGAGCTCCACAGCGGAGGGGCTGTCGTCGTTCCCGGGGATGGGGTAGGTGATCAGGCAGGGGTTGCAGTTCGTGTCCACCACCCCCACCGTGGGGATGTTCATTTTGGCAGCATCCCGGATGGCCACGTGGGGCTCAAAGACGTTGTTGAGGCTGCTGAGGAAGATGAGGAGGTCGGGCAGGCGGACGCCGGGCCCGAACTGGACGTTGGCGTTGGTGAGCAGGCCGCCCTGCCAGTAGCGGGTGTGGGCGTACTCCCCGCACTCCTGG comes from Apteryx mantelli isolate bAptMan1 chromosome 21, bAptMan1.hap1, whole genome shotgun sequence and encodes:
- the DIPK1B gene encoding divergent protein kinase domain 1B; the encoded protein is MRRIRRLVHLVLFCPLSTGLQGRLPGIKVKYLLVVWLGIFVGSWVAYMHYASYSELCRGHVCRVIICDQYKKGIISGSTCKDLCEEHTLRFQRCLSSSPTQQVYSGLWKEKEVIIKCGIEEALKAESNPDSVPRRDVVLFDKPTRGTSMDEFKEMLLNFLKSNLGDQTSLAALVSQIITMADVNRDGKVSLAEAKSIWALLQLNEFLLMLSLHEKEHTSKLLGHCGDLYITEKIPHNSLYGTDVPHFLQSLLPSVIHRLIHQWFAPAWPRRAKIAIGLLEFVEEIFHGTYGNFYICETSFKNVGYNDKYDFKMVNLRKVATEMTIRGFLKGRHCEQNVDCTYGKDCMATCDKLMKQCKSDMVQPNLAKVCGLLQDYLLYGAPPDLKEELQKQLRTCMTLSGLASQMEVHHSLVLNNLKTLLWKKISNTKYS